A single Fusobacterium hominis DNA region contains:
- a CDS encoding NCS2 family permease yields the protein MENTTFLERYYKISERHSSVKQEIIGGITTFLAMSYIVFVNPSILGLTGMDKGALITVTCLTAALATIISGLWANAPFALAPGMGLNAFFTFTLVLGKGLSWQTALGIVFISGVFFFILSLGGIREKIADAIPMPLKIAVGGGIGLFITLIGLKSMGLVVGNEATLVALGELNKTALIGIVGLLVAVVLEIKQVKGGILIGIIISTILGFITGDLAMPASVVSLPPSIAPIAGKLDIAGAFKLSLIGPIFSFMFVDLFDTLGTLISCSRQMGIVDKQGKIQGFGRMLYTDVFSTIIGSVLGTSTVTTYVESAAGVAAGARTGLASVVTGLLFLLALFFSPIVAVVPAYATAPALILVGVYMFKNVKELDFRDLKTLFPCFIIIIMMPLTYSISIGLSLGFLSYIILHAVTGDFAKLNLPLIFIGILCLVNLVV from the coding sequence ATGGAAAACACAACCTTTTTAGAGAGATATTACAAAATCTCTGAAAGACACAGCTCAGTAAAACAAGAAATAATAGGAGGGATAACAACATTTTTAGCAATGTCATACATTGTATTTGTTAACCCATCTATCTTAGGACTTACAGGGATGGATAAAGGGGCTCTAATCACTGTAACTTGTCTTACAGCAGCACTAGCAACAATTATATCAGGACTATGGGCTAATGCACCATTTGCACTAGCACCAGGAATGGGATTAAACGCATTTTTTACATTTACATTAGTTTTAGGAAAAGGACTTTCATGGCAAACAGCTTTAGGAATTGTCTTTATATCAGGAGTATTTTTCTTTATTCTTTCACTTGGAGGAATAAGAGAAAAGATAGCAGATGCAATTCCAATGCCTTTGAAAATAGCTGTAGGTGGAGGAATAGGATTATTTATAACTTTAATAGGACTAAAAAGTATGGGGCTTGTAGTGGGAAATGAAGCTACTTTAGTAGCTTTAGGAGAACTTAATAAAACAGCTCTTATTGGAATAGTAGGACTTTTAGTAGCAGTTGTTCTTGAGATTAAACAAGTAAAAGGTGGAATATTGATAGGAATTATCATTTCAACAATTCTTGGATTTATAACTGGAGATTTAGCAATGCCAGCAAGTGTTGTATCATTGCCGCCAAGTATCGCACCTATAGCAGGAAAGTTAGATATAGCAGGAGCATTTAAACTTTCTCTTATAGGACCAATATTCTCATTTATGTTTGTTGATTTATTTGATACATTAGGAACTTTAATTTCTTGTTCGAGACAGATGGGAATTGTAGATAAACAAGGTAAGATACAAGGATTTGGAAGAATGCTTTATACAGACGTATTTTCAACAATAATAGGGTCAGTTTTAGGAACAAGTACTGTAACAACTTATGTAGAATCAGCAGCGGGAGTTGCAGCAGGTGCTAGAACTGGATTAGCTTCTGTAGTAACAGGATTATTATTTTTATTAGCTTTATTTTTCTCACCAATTGTAGCTGTAGTACCAGCATATGCAACAGCACCAGCTTTAATATTAGTTGGAGTGTATATGTTTAAAAATGTAAAAGAATTAGATTTTAGAGATTTAAAAACTTTATTCCCATGCTTTATTATAATTATAATGATGCCACTAACATATAGTATCAGTATAGGGTTAAGTTTAGGATTTTTAAGTTATATAATTTTACATGCTGTAACTGGAGATTTTGCAAAACTTAATCTTCCATTGATATTTATTGGAATTTTATGTTTGGTTAACTTAGTAGTTTAG
- the citX gene encoding citrate lyase holo-[acyl-carrier protein] synthase yields the protein MLDINQFLQNREDRVVYQNSLISKYNLPLLTVRTNYPGENKNEIIANNISDIISHEIELLFEGKIIYRELIHKLEGKIHIFIINDTPKNIKFQTMYLEETHILGRCVDIDVYDCNGNGISRQEFGKGKRKCMLCDDLAFVCGRTLKHSHNEIKEYINQKYIEFKNYELKAEQLSSLLSDIALEGMIYEVSSFPSFGLVSPLSNGSHNDMNFFTFLDSSFVLKNGFKEMAKIIYSALPLDIAFKKLRIIGQQTEEQMFKTTNNVNTHKGMIFLLGIAISCTARAIFEKKEFHDIQSIIQEMTKDILKDFDKIDTSKPLTHGEKLFLEHGFTGIRGEIQNGLEVVFKGSLPIFNKTLAQTNNFNLTAVQTLIFLMSKVMDSTIVYRHDFETLHEVKTQMENIFNDGGIFIENSTEFFNRLEKEYIGRRISPGGSADLLAITIFFYKVHKIFDNLKVKF from the coding sequence ATGCTTGATATAAATCAATTTTTACAAAATAGAGAAGATAGAGTTGTCTATCAAAACTCTCTTATTTCTAAATACAACTTACCTCTTCTTACAGTAAGAACAAATTATCCTGGAGAAAATAAAAATGAAATAATTGCAAATAATATTTCTGATATTATTTCTCACGAAATAGAGTTACTATTTGAAGGTAAAATAATATATAGAGAATTAATACATAAATTAGAAGGTAAAATTCATATCTTTATTATAAATGATACACCAAAAAATATAAAATTTCAAACTATGTATCTTGAAGAAACTCATATTTTGGGCAGATGTGTAGATATAGATGTATATGACTGTAATGGAAATGGCATTTCTAGACAGGAGTTTGGCAAAGGTAAAAGAAAATGTATGCTATGTGATGACTTAGCTTTTGTCTGTGGTAGAACTTTGAAACATTCTCATAATGAGATAAAAGAATATATAAATCAAAAATATATAGAGTTTAAAAATTATGAACTAAAAGCTGAGCAATTATCATCGCTTCTTTCTGATATTGCTCTTGAAGGAATGATATATGAAGTTTCTAGCTTTCCATCTTTTGGACTTGTATCTCCACTTAGTAACGGTTCACATAACGATATGAACTTTTTTACTTTTTTAGATAGTTCATTTGTTTTAAAAAATGGTTTCAAAGAAATGGCAAAAATAATTTATTCTGCTCTTCCTTTAGATATCGCTTTTAAAAAATTGCGTATAATTGGTCAACAAACTGAAGAACAAATGTTTAAAACTACTAATAATGTCAATACACACAAAGGAATGATATTTCTTTTAGGAATAGCTATTAGCTGCACTGCTAGAGCAATATTTGAAAAAAAAGAATTTCACGATATACAATCTATAATTCAAGAGATGACAAAAGATATTTTAAAAGACTTTGATAAAATAGACACTTCTAAACCTCTTACTCATGGTGAAAAACTGTTTTTAGAACATGGTTTCACAGGAATTAGAGGAGAGATACAAAATGGCTTAGAAGTTGTTTTTAAAGGCTCGTTACCTATTTTTAATAAAACTCTTGCACAAACTAACAATTTCAATTTAACTGCTGTACAAACTCTGATATTTTTAATGAGTAAAGTTATGGATAGCACTATTGTTTATAGACATGATTTTGAAACTTTACATGAAGTTAAAACTCAAATGGAAAATATTTTTAATGATGGTGGAATTTTCATTGAAAATAGTACTGAATTTTTTAATAGGTTAGAAAAAGAATATATAGGTAGAAGAATTAGTCCTGGAGGAAGTGCTGACCTTCTTGCAATAACAATATTTTTCTACAAAGTTCATAAAATCTTTGACAATTTAAAAGTAAAATTCTAA